In Dryobates pubescens isolate bDryPub1 chromosome 15, bDryPub1.pri, whole genome shotgun sequence, the following proteins share a genomic window:
- the FAM131B gene encoding protein FAM131B isoform X1, with protein sequence MDSTSSLHGSSFHRPSTEQTRTDFSWDGINLSMEDTTSILPKLKRNSNAYGIGALAKSSFSGISRSMKDHVTKPTAMGQGRVAHMIEWQGWGKGSSQQQQHTHEAARKDADAYSDLSDGEKEARFLAGVMEQFAISEATLMAWSSMDGEDVSVNSNQENPVGNYSENYQELMESQEHMAQTQYDSWPHSYVSQGMYCLGSSDAWETSDQSLIASPATGSYLGQNFDESQTNLQESILIQSSLLQQQQLQQQRQEQNFIQSTGLVHVWPLQTAQGGCGAESSTYMEDHIEDEGNPRLEKAPLLNKKPSPEEDDALCRDLESLSPREEVEHAALSRKVSDVTSSGVQSFDEEEGETNN encoded by the exons ATGGACAGCACTAGTTCACTGCATGGCAGCAGCTTCCATCGACCTTCTACTGAG cAAACACGGACAGACTTCTCCTGGGATGGTATCAAT ctcTCCATGGAAGATACGACCTCCATCCTTCCCAAGCTGAAACGCAACTCCAATGCTTATGGGATTGGGGCTTTGGCTAAATCATCTTTCTCTG GGATATCTCGCAGCATGAAGGACCACGTCACAAAGCCGACGGCCATGGGGCAGGGCCGCGTGGCTCACATGATcgagtggcagggctggggcaaaggcagcagccagcagcagcagcacacccaCGAGGCCGCGCGCAAGGACGCCGACGCCTACTCCGACCTGAGCGATGGCGAGAAGGAGGCACGCTTCCTGGCAG GAGTGATGGAGCAGTTTGCTATTTCTGAGGCAACTCTGATGGCCTGgtcctccatggatggtgaagATGTGAGTGTAAACTCAAATCAGGAGAACCCAGTAGGCAACTACTCTGAGAACTATCAGGAGCTAATGGAAAGCCAAG AGCATATGGCCCAGACGCAGTACGATAGCTGGCCTCACTCCTACGTCTCGCAGGGCATGTATTGCTTAGGTTCATCTGATGCCTGGGAGACCAGTGACCAGTCCCTCATTGCTTCCCCAGCAACTGGCTCATACTTAGGCCAGAATTTTGATGAGTCCCAGACAAACCTTCAGGAAAGCATTTTGattcagagcagccttctccagcagcagcagctgcagcaacagCGACAGGAGCAGAACTTCATCCAGAGCACAGGCCTCGTCCACGTGTGGCCCCTCCAGACTGCtcagggtggctgtggggccGAGTCCAGCACGTACATGGAGGACCACATTGAGGATGAAGGGAACCCacggctggagaaggctcctcTGCTAAACAAGAAGCCCTCTCCCGAGGAGGACGATGCACTGTGCCGGGACCTGGAATCGCTGTCTCCTCGAGAGGAGGTGGAACACGCTGCACTGAGCCGCAAAGTCTCAGATGTCACCTCCTCCGGGGTGCAGTCGTTCGatgaggaagagggagaaaCAAACAACTGA
- the FAM131B gene encoding protein FAM131B isoform X2, translating to MGCIGSRTVGNEVIAVDWKGLKDVDQINMDSTSSLHGSSFHRPSTEQTRTDFSWDGINLSMEDTTSILPKLKRNSNAYGIGALAKSSFSGPLGISRSMKDHVTKPTAMGQGRVAHMIEWQGWGKGSSQQQQHTHEAARKDADAYSDLSDGEKEARFLAGVMEQFAISEATLMAWSSMDGEDVSVNSNQENPVGNYSENYQELMESQEHMAQTQYDSWPHSYVSQGMYCLGSSDAWETSDQSLIASPATGSYLGQNFDESQTNLQESILIQSSLLQQQQLQQQRQEQNFIQSTGLVHVWPLQTAQGGCGAESSTYMEDHIEDEGNPRLEKAPLLNKKPSPEEDDALCRDLESLSPREEVEHAALSRKVSDVTSSGVQSFDEEEGETNN from the exons ATGGGCTGCATCGGATCCCGCACTGTGG GAAATGAGGTGATTGCTGTGGACTGGAAGGGTCTGAAAGATGTGGACCAAATCAACATGGACAGCACTAGTTCACTGCATGGCAGCAGCTTCCATCGACCTTCTACTGAG cAAACACGGACAGACTTCTCCTGGGATGGTATCAAT ctcTCCATGGAAGATACGACCTCCATCCTTCCCAAGCTGAAACGCAACTCCAATGCTTATGGGATTGGGGCTTTGGCTAAATCATCTTTCTCTGG CCCCTTAGGGATATCTCGCAGCATGAAGGACCACGTCACAAAGCCGACGGCCATGGGGCAGGGCCGCGTGGCTCACATGATcgagtggcagggctggggcaaaggcagcagccagcagcagcagcacacccaCGAGGCCGCGCGCAAGGACGCCGACGCCTACTCCGACCTGAGCGATGGCGAGAAGGAGGCACGCTTCCTGGCAG GAGTGATGGAGCAGTTTGCTATTTCTGAGGCAACTCTGATGGCCTGgtcctccatggatggtgaagATGTGAGTGTAAACTCAAATCAGGAGAACCCAGTAGGCAACTACTCTGAGAACTATCAGGAGCTAATGGAAAGCCAAG AGCATATGGCCCAGACGCAGTACGATAGCTGGCCTCACTCCTACGTCTCGCAGGGCATGTATTGCTTAGGTTCATCTGATGCCTGGGAGACCAGTGACCAGTCCCTCATTGCTTCCCCAGCAACTGGCTCATACTTAGGCCAGAATTTTGATGAGTCCCAGACAAACCTTCAGGAAAGCATTTTGattcagagcagccttctccagcagcagcagctgcagcaacagCGACAGGAGCAGAACTTCATCCAGAGCACAGGCCTCGTCCACGTGTGGCCCCTCCAGACTGCtcagggtggctgtggggccGAGTCCAGCACGTACATGGAGGACCACATTGAGGATGAAGGGAACCCacggctggagaaggctcctcTGCTAAACAAGAAGCCCTCTCCCGAGGAGGACGATGCACTGTGCCGGGACCTGGAATCGCTGTCTCCTCGAGAGGAGGTGGAACACGCTGCACTGAGCCGCAAAGTCTCAGATGTCACCTCCTCCGGGGTGCAGTCGTTCGatgaggaagagggagaaaCAAACAACTGA